A window of the Patagioenas fasciata isolate bPatFas1 chromosome 32, bPatFas1.hap1, whole genome shotgun sequence genome harbors these coding sequences:
- the RNASEH2A gene encoding ribonuclease H2 subunit A isoform X2, protein MALERLERDPAAAGRFGSPVPPLCRTRPCALGVDEAGRGPVLGPMVYAMCYCPLEAVEELRALGAADSKSLSEPERERRFSRLEAAEMVGWGLHLLPPERISACMLQRAKFNLNELSQDAAAGLIQFALDRGVNVAEVFVDTVGPPDKYAAKLRGRFPGLGVTVRPKADGTFAVVSAASICAKVARDRAVARWRFPEDPDMDRDYGSGYPNGLTRPPRPPPPPPRCSPATSGAPPAPPAPPTASSRSGACGP, encoded by the exons ATGGCGCTGGAGCGGCTGGAGCGGGACCCCGCGGCCGCCGGGCGGTtcgggtccccggtgcccccgcTGTGCCGGACCCGGCCCTGCGCGCTCGGCGTGGACGAGGCGGGACGGGGCCCGGTGCTGG gCCCGATGGTTTACGCCATGTGCTACTGCCCCCTGGAGGCCGTGGAGGAGCTGCGGGCGCTGGGGGCGGCAG ACTCGAAGTCGCTGTCGGAGCCCGAGCGCGAGCGCCGGTTCTCGCGGTTGGAGGCGGCGGAGATGGTGGGGTGGGGGCTGCACCTGCTGCCCCCCGAGCGCATCTCGGCCTGCATGCTGCAGCG GGCCAAGTTCAATCTCAACGAGCTGTCCCAGGACGCGGCCGCCGGGCTGATCCAGTTCGCGCTGGACAGGGGGGTCAACGTGGCCGAG GTGTTCGTGGACACCGTGGGCCCCCCTGACAAGTACGCGGCGAAGCTGCGGGGCCGCTTCCCGGGTTTGGGGGTCACCGTGCGCCCCAAAGCCGACGGCACCTTCGCCGTGGTCAGCGCGGCCAGCATCTGCGCCAag GTCGCCCGTGACCGCGCCGTCGCCCGTTGGCGCTTCCCCGAGGACCCCGACATGGACCGGGACTACGGGTCGGGGTACCCCAACG ggcTGACGAGgcccccgcggccgcccccgccccccccgcgctgCTCTCCCGCTACTTCCggggccccccccgcgccccccgcgccccccaccgCTTCTTCCAGGAGCGGAGCCTGCGGACCCTGA
- the RNASEH2A gene encoding ribonuclease H2 subunit A isoform X1: MALERLERDPAAAGRFGSPVPPLCRTRPCALGVDEAGRGPVLGPMVYAMCYCPLEAVEELRALGAADSKSLSEPERERRFSRLEAAEMVGWGLHLLPPERISACMLQRAKFNLNELSQDAAAGLIQFALDRGVNVAEVFVDTVGPPDKYAAKLRGRFPGLGVTVRPKADGTFAVVSAASICAKVARDRAVARWRFPEDPDMDRDYGSGYPNDPLTRAWLRRQLQPVFGFPRFVRFSWGTARELLRERGVAVTWADEAPAAAPAPPALLSRYFRGPPRAPRAPHRFFQERSLRTLSDL, translated from the exons ATGGCGCTGGAGCGGCTGGAGCGGGACCCCGCGGCCGCCGGGCGGTtcgggtccccggtgcccccgcTGTGCCGGACCCGGCCCTGCGCGCTCGGCGTGGACGAGGCGGGACGGGGCCCGGTGCTGG gCCCGATGGTTTACGCCATGTGCTACTGCCCCCTGGAGGCCGTGGAGGAGCTGCGGGCGCTGGGGGCGGCAG ACTCGAAGTCGCTGTCGGAGCCCGAGCGCGAGCGCCGGTTCTCGCGGTTGGAGGCGGCGGAGATGGTGGGGTGGGGGCTGCACCTGCTGCCCCCCGAGCGCATCTCGGCCTGCATGCTGCAGCG GGCCAAGTTCAATCTCAACGAGCTGTCCCAGGACGCGGCCGCCGGGCTGATCCAGTTCGCGCTGGACAGGGGGGTCAACGTGGCCGAG GTGTTCGTGGACACCGTGGGCCCCCCTGACAAGTACGCGGCGAAGCTGCGGGGCCGCTTCCCGGGTTTGGGGGTCACCGTGCGCCCCAAAGCCGACGGCACCTTCGCCGTGGTCAGCGCGGCCAGCATCTGCGCCAag GTCGCCCGTGACCGCGCCGTCGCCCGTTGGCGCTTCCCCGAGGACCCCGACATGGACCGGGACTACGGGTCGGGGTACCCCAACG ACCCGCTGACCCGCGCGTGGCTCCGCCGGCAGCTCCAGCCGGTGTTCGGGTTCCCGCGCTTCGTGCGCTTCAGCTGGGGGACGGCGAGGGAGCTGCTGCGGGAGAGGGGGGTGGCGGTGACCTG ggcTGACGAGgcccccgcggccgcccccgccccccccgcgctgCTCTCCCGCTACTTCCggggccccccccgcgccccccgcgccccccaccgCTTCTTCCAGGAGCGGAGCCTGCGGACCCTGAGCGACCTGTGA